GGTGCGGGCGGTGGCGAGGATCAACTCCGCCTCGTCCTCGGCGAACACACAGCCGGCCGCGCGCAACGCGGCGGCCACCGCGGCGCGTCGATGCGGCGGCGCGGGCAACGGGTCGGACGGGAGGGGAAGTTCAGGCATGGAGAGCCGAGACCTTTCGGGAGCCGAAGGGTGCTCCCGCGGTCACCTACCGACGGTGATCCGCGCCCCGGTGGGAGGAGAGCACCCGACCTGACAGAGCGGTAATGGGTCTCACCTCCTCGGTCTCCCACGGCCGGGAACGTCCACGGCCGCAGTCACCCTACCCCACGCCTCAGACGGCGACCGTCTCCTCGGCCTCCTCCTCGGCCTCCTCCTCGACGGCGTCCGCGGCGGCCTCCCGGCCGGCGGGCGCGGCGGGCAGGGCGGCTGCTGCGGCGCCGTGGGGGCCGCCGGCCGCGTGGGCGCCCCGGGAGCCGGGCGCGGTCAGCCGCTCGTACGCCGCGGCGAGCGCGGTGACCGCCAGGCCGAGCAGCACCCAGCCCGCCAGCGTCCACAGGTGGCGGCCGAGGCCGTCGCCGCCGAAGTAGAGCAGGCTGCGGGCGCCCTCCACGAAACCGGCGCCGTTCCAGAAGGCGTGCAGGGTGCCGAAGAAGCCGTTCTGCAGCTCGGGCCGGAACAGGCCGCCGGAGCTGGTGAAGTTGAGCATCACGAACAGCACCATCATGGTGAGCGTGGTCCAGCGCTTGAGGAACGTGTGCAGGCCGACGCCGATGAAGAGGATGCCCGCCGAGTAGAGCCAGGCCATGCCCCAGACTCCGGCGAGGCCGTGCGGCGCGAGGTGGAAGACGGGGCCCGCCAGCAGGGCGCCGAGACCGGCGACCACCGCGGACACCGCGACCGTGAGCAGGGCGCGGACCCGCATCGGGAGCGCGGCGCCCGCGGCACCGAGGGCGGCGACGGAGGCGTACGAGCCGATGCTCAGCGCGACCAGCAGGAAGAACAGGCCCTGGCCCGTGGGGTCGTGCGGGGAGGGCCGCACCACGTCGGTCACCTTCAGCGGCAGTCCCTGCCGCGCCGCGACGGGGGTGAAGACCTTCTCGACGGCGGTGGCGCTCATGTCGGACCCGGCGCTCGCCACGATCAGCTCCGGGGCCCCGGCGCCGCCGGTGCCGGTGCCGGTGCCGGAGCCGGTGTGAGCACCGGTGCCGGTGCCGGTGCCGGGCACATAGGCGCCGTCGACGTCGCGTGACGTGAGCAGGGCGACGGCCTCCTCTCGGCTGCCGACCGTGCGGACGTCGAGCCGGTCGCCCGCCGCGTCCTTGACCGTCTGGGCGAACACCTTGGCCTGCGGGCCGGTGCCGACGACCGCGACGGGCAGATGGTGGGGCTCCGGGGTCACGAAGGCGCCCATGTAGGCGAGCCCCATGCCCAGGCACATCAGCAGCGGGGTGACCAGGTGGATGAGCACATGGCGCAGCGCGGGCGACCTCATCGCTCCCGTCCTCCAATGGTTGGCAATTACAACTCTCATTTCAGTTGTACTATACAACCAGAGTCGGACGGGGAGGAATTCCGTGACAGCAGCGCAGGAGCCGGAGGGCGCGGGGGCCGCCCGCCGCGACACGGCCGGGGAAGCGGTCCGGGAAACGGCCGGGGAAGCGGCCGGGGAAAGCGCGGTGGAGACCATCCAGCGCGAGATGACCGTGTTCGCCCGGCGGGCCAGGGCGTCGGCGGGCCGTATGCACCCGGAGCTGTCCCTGGTGTCGTACACGCTGCTCGGGCATCTGGAGGAGCGCGGCGGCTGCCGTGCCACCGATCTGGCCGCGCACTACGCCCTGGACAAGTCCACGGTCAGCCGCCAGGTCGCCGCGCTGGAACGCACCGGGCTGATCGAACGGCTCCTGGACCCCGAGGACCACCGGGTCCAGGTGCTTCAGCTCACGGACGCCGGACGGCAGCTCCTCCTCCAGGTGACCGACAGCCGCCGGGCGGCGTTCCGGGAGCGGCTGGCCGACTGGCCCGAGGAGGACCTGCGACGGTTCGCGGACTACCTCACCCGCTACAACGGCTGGACCCCGCCCGCCGTCGGCTGAACCGGCGGCGGACGGGGGCGGGAACGGCTTGCGACTGGCGGGCGGGGCCGGGAACGGCTGCGGCCCGGACGGCAGGACGTGACCGCGACCGGACCCAGCCCGGCGGCCGGGCCTAGCCCACCGGCACGGCCGCCCTGCCCTCGCCCAGCCGCTCCGGGGTGCGGGCCGCGAGGAAGGCGGTGCGCCGCCGCAGCCGGAAGCCCAGGGACTCGTACAACCGGATGGCGCCGGTGTTCTGCGCGCCCGTGTGCAGGAAGGGGATGTCGCCGCGTTCGCGGATGCCGTGGGCGACGGCCAGGACCAGCCGGCTCGCCAGGCCCTGGCCCCGGTGGGCGGGGTCCGTGCACACCGCGCTGATCTCCGTGTACCCGGGCGGGCGCAGCCGCTCCCCCGCCATCGCGACGAGCGCCCCGTCCCGGCGTATTCCCAGGTACGTGCCGAGTTCGATGGTCCGCGGCAGGAACGGGCCCGGCTCGGTGCGGGCGATCAGGGCGAGCATCTCCGGTACGTCGGCGGGGCCGAGGCGGACCGCCTCCGGGTCGGGGGCGGCGGCCAGGCCGTCGTCCACCAGCTGCACGCCCTCGACCTGGAAGGTGATCTCCCAGTCGGCCGGGACCTCGCCCCGGAACCCGGGCAGCGGGACCTCGGAACCCGGCCCGGCCAGCGCGGCGAGGTCGGCCCAGTCGGCGTCGTCGGGCTCGTCGGGCAGCGCCAGCCAGGGCGAGACGTCCACGGGATAGCGCAGCACCCGGCCGCGCCGCTCGGCCAGATGCGCGTGCGGTCCGGTCAGGGCGGCCAGGGCCGGGTTGTCCAGGACGTGTCCGCCGGTCCCGGCGGGTGCCGCGCCGCCGTGCGCGCTCACGCGGCGACCTCGATCACGACCTTGCCGCGGGCGTGCCCGTCCTCCACGGCGCGCAGCGCCTCCTCGGCCCGCTCCAGCGGGAAGGTCAGGGTGACGTGCGGGTCCAGGGTGCCGCGGACCACCAGGCCCGCCAGCTCGTCCAGGACGGCGGCGGTCCGGGCGCGCCGCACCCACTCCCCGCCCAGCGCCTCGACCTCCTGCGGCGGCGCTCCGGCGGTGATCAGCCTGCGGCGGTCGGCCAGGAGGCCCGCCGCGTCCTTCAGCACCTCGCCGCCGATCAGGTCGTAGACGGCGTCGGCACCGTCCGGCACGGCCGTCCGGGCGCGCCCGGCCCAGCCGGGCCCGGAGGCCACGTGCACCGCGCCGAGCGACTCGACGAAGTCCTTCTTGCCCTCGCTCGCCACGCCCACGGCGCGCAGCCCGAAGGCGCGGGCGATCTGGAGGGCCGCCGAGCCGACTCCGCCGCCGGCGCCCGTGACCAGCACGGTCGCCCCGGCCGGCAGGGCGAGCTGGCGCAGGCCGTCGTAGGCCGTGGCCGCCGCGACGGGCAGCGTGGCCGCGTCGGTGAAGGAGAGTCCGGCGGGCTTGTGCGCGGTCACCGCGGCGGACAGCAGGGTGTACTGCGCGTAGCCGCCCGCCGCCGCGTTGCCGAAGACCTCGTCGCCGGGGACGAAGCCGGTGACGCCCTCGCCGACCTCCTCGACCACGCCGGACGCCTCGCTGCCGAAGACGATCGGGAAGACCGGCTCGCCGGTGTCGCCGGGACGGCGGAATCCGTCGCGCAGCTTCCAGTCGACCGGGTTCACCCCGGCCGCGCGCACCGCGACCAGGATCTGACCGGGACCGGGCCGGGGCCGGTCGATGTCCACCAGCGCCTCGGTCTCCGGGCCGCCGTACCGGGTGAAGACGTACGCCTTCGCCATCGCTCCCACTCTCCTTCGCCGTCTGCGCATCACCGGCCGCGGAGGCGACCGCGGCCGGCACGCCACCTGCAAGGAGGATCACCGGACGGCTATTCCCGGCGGTGCGGGTCCGGGCGCGGAGTTCACGCGGCCGTCACGATGGGCGGCGTGTTCCCGGTGGCCGGCGGGCCCTGCGGGCACCGGTGGAGGCCGGACCCTCCCGATCCGGTCGACGCGCCCGCCACGGATCCGAACCGAGCACCCCCGTACGCGAGTTCAGCCCACCCCCGGCGCACCGATGGCGTGATCCTGCCCGTAGGTGCTTCCGGCACGCCCCGTACGCTGTGATCATCGTTTGTACGTCTCTTCCCCCCGGCGGCGCCGATGTCATGGTTCGACCCCCCGCTCGACGAACTCCGCGCGCTCGGCCTCGGCGTCCGCTTCGGACCGGTCGGCACGGGGCTGGACACGGTGGGGGCGTACGACGCCGCCTTCGTGACGGACACGTGCGGCCCGCACTGGAAGGCCGCCCCGCCGAACCGGCCGCGGACAGGCGCATGAGCGGGCCCGACATGCCCGAGCGGGCCCTCCCCAGGACCCGTCGGGGCAGCGATAAAAGGTCGGCGTGGGCGGATTTCGGTCGAACTGCGCGAACCATCTTCCGACTGGTTTAGACCAATGGTAGATGTGGTGGCGCAATGAGCCCACACGGCTACCGTACGTCATCAACAGGAGGCGCGGCATGGCCCGCACCACCCCCCACCACCGGCCCACGAGCGAAGGAGCGAGCGAGGGACGGCCCCTCTACTGGAGAATCGCCACCCAACTGCTCGGCGAACTGCGCGCCGGCACCATTTCGCCCGGTGAACGGCTGCCGAGCGAACGCCACTTGGCCGCGCACTTCCGGGTCAGCCGGGAGACCGTGCGCCAGGCGCTGGAGGTGCTGCGGCGCGACGGGCTCGTCAGCACCGACCGGCGCGGCACCCATGCCACCCTGACCGGACTACCCGTCGAGTCGTCCACGTACCTGGACTTCCCGGTGGGGGCCCGCTCCGCCGCCCCCGACGCCTGCGACCGGGCCACCGTGGCCTGGGAGGCTCCGCCGCCGGAGCACGCGGCGGAACTGGGGATCGCGCCGCTGCGCCCGACCCTCGTGCACCGCTACCGCTCGGCGACGGCCGACGGCTCCGGACTGCGTACGGCGGTGACATCGTTTTCCGCCGTGGCGCTCGCCGAGGTGGACGAACTGGCCCGCTACCGCGACCGTGCCGACGGCTCGTGCGCCGCCCAACTCCGCCGTACCTACGACTGGATGCGCCGGGCGGGTCTGACGCTGCACCACCGGGACACGATCACCCGGCTCGCGGACGGCCCCTCGGTGCGCGTGACCCGCCGCGTCCACGACCAGTACGCCCGCATCCTGGAGATCACCGACCTCGTGGTGGACGCCCGACAGGACGCGCTCGTCTACGAGTTCACGCTGCCGGCGGCGGGCTGAGCCACCCCGGCTGCACGCCCCGCGCCGTCAGCCGTGACGCGTCCGCCCAGAGGAAACCTTCCGCCTCGGGGCAGCCGCCCGTCCCGGGGCGGTCATCCGTCTCAGGGCAGCCGACGGGCCGCGATCAACCGCGCCCGTGGGCTGCCGTCGGCGCGCCGGCCGAATCCGGGCAGCGCGTGCAGTTCCGGACGGAACCCGGCCCGCTCCAACTCGCCCAGCACGTCGCCGAAGCGGAACGCGCGGTAGTACATCACGAACGGCGGCCGCCACACGGCGTTGCGCACCCGCATCACCGCGTCGAACCCGAGCAGCGTCCAGAACGCCCGCGAACGCGGCGGGGGCGGCGCGAACACCGGCAGCGCGAAGACCCCGCCGGGCCGCAGCACGGCGCCCACCCGCCCGAAGAGCAGGGACAGTTCGGCCGGGACGAAGTGACCGAGCGCGCCGAGGCTGACGACGAGGTCGAAGGCCGCGGTGAACGGCAGGGCACGCGCGTCACCGCGCACCCAGGAGACCCGGGGACCGGCGTCCCCCGCGCCGGAGCCCCCCGCGCCGGTGGCTCCTGCTTCGGCGGCACCTGCTTCGGTGGCCCGCCCGGCGCGCCGCCGGGCGACGGCGAGCATGCCCGCGCTGAAGTCGACCCCGGTCACAGAGGTGCGGCACACCCGCCGCAGGACATCGAGTCCGGCACCGGTGCCGCAGCACAGGTCGAGTCCGTCGGTGTACGGCCCGGTCCGCTCCAGCACGGACCCCACGGCGTCCAGCACCGCGTCCGGGGTGCGGAAGGGAGTGTGGTCGAACTTGGGCGCGAGCAGGACGTACCCGCGCTCGACGGAGGACAGCGCCTGTACGACGAGTTCACGGACCGTGGGACCTTCCGGGCTGAACATCCACGTCAGCGTAGGGCCTGTCGTCAAATTGCCGTCGTCCGCCCGGAGGGCGGGCCTCGCGGCGTCAGGTGCGTGCTCTCGGTGTGCCGGATCCTGACCCGCGTACTGGACGTACTCGGGTCTGGGCCCGGTGCGGCGAGAGTGCGTGCATGGCGTCGCGAGGCAGGCGGGAATTTGACGACAGGCCCTAGTGCCCCGGGCGCGGTCCCGGACCGCCGCCGGGCGGGGCCGGTACCCGTCACCCGCCCCTCGGCACTCGTACGGCGCGGGGGTGGCCAGACGGAAGCGGGCGTGTTACCTTGCCAGAAGCACCTGAGTCTCGCCCCCGTTCCGTGGGCGCCGGTGCGATTTCTCCACCTTTCTCATCTCAGCTGATGCTCCGAGGCGTACGCCGTTCGGTCGTCGCATCCGGCTCCTCAGCTTCCCGCCGCCATCTCGTGGGCCACCGGGCAGCGCGCAGCGCGCGCCGGCCGGTCCCCGGACCGGGGTGGTGGTTCCGCCCGCGGTGTCCGGGCCGTGCCCGGCACCTTTCCGCGTGGCTCTTCTCCTTCCCGCACCACCCGTCCCTTCCCGCACCTTCCGTGCCCTCCGTCCCCGTCCGTGAAAGGACCACCGCCCATGACCGTCACCCTCGACCATCCCCCGGTGGGCGAGCGGCCCGCAGCGGCCGCCCGGCTCGTCACCGGTGTCCTGGACATCGAGTCCGGCGGAAAGGGCCGTCTGCGCGGCCCCGACCTCCTGCCCCTGCCCGCCGATCCCCAGCTCCCCGCCGCCCTGATCCGCCGCCACGGCCTGCGCAAGGGCGATCTGGTCGACGCCGTACAGGGGGCGCAGCACACCGTCACCGGCATCGCCCGGGTGAACGGCCGCGCCCCCGGCGAGCTGCGCGACCGCCGCGGATTCCACGACCTGACGCCCCTGCACCCGCGCGAGCGGCTCCGCTTCGAACACCCGGCCGCCGGTCTCACCGGCCGGGTGGCGGACCTGATCACGCCTGTGGGCAAGGGGCAGCGCGGACTGATCGTGGCCCCGCCCAGGACCGGCAAGACCGTGCTGCTCCAGCAGGTCGCCGCCGCCGTCGCCGGCAACCACCCCGAGTGCCGGCTGATGGTCCTCCTGCTGGACGAACGGCCCGAGGAGGTCACCGACATGGTGCGCTCGGTGCACGGCGAGGTCTACGCCTCCACGTTCGACCGGACGCCCAAGCAGCACATCGCGCTCGCCGAACTCGTCGTGGAACGGGCCAAGCGCCTGGTGGAGGCCGGTGAGGACGTCGTCCTCCTGCTCGACTCCCTGACCCGGCTGTGCCGGGCCCACAACAACGCCGCCGCCTCGGGCGGCCGCACCCTCAGCGGCGGCGTGGACGCGAGCGCGCTGCACGGGCCCAAGCGGCTGTTCGGGGCCGCGCGGCTGGCGGAGGAGGGCGGTTCGCTCACCATCCTGGCCACCGCACTGGTGGAGACGGGCTCTCGCGCCGACGAGTTCTTCTTCGAGGAGCTGAAGAGCACCGGCAACATGGAGCTGCGGCTGAACCGCGAACTCGCCACCCGCCGCATCCATCCGGCCGTCGACATCCAGGCATCCGGCACCCGCCGCGAGGAACTCCTCCTGAACCCGGGCGAGCTGACGGCCACCCGGGGGCTGCGCAGGGTCCTGCTGGGCCGCGAGGGGCAGTCGGGTCTGGAGACCCTGCTGGAGCGGCTGCGCCGGACACCGGACAACGCCGCGTTCCTGCGCCAGGTCCAGCCGACGCTGCCGAACGACTGACCGGCCCCTTCCACCGTACGGCCCCCTTCCGCCGTACGGCCCCCGACCCGAACGGCCGTGGCAGCTAGGGCATCCGAGTGCTCGTCGCCTCGTTCGGCCCCCGGCAAGGTCACGCCTGTGCCGAACCGTCCCTACGTTTGCGATATGACGATCGGATTCTCTCTTCGGGCTGCCGTATCGACCTGCGCTGTCTGTGCGGCGGGCATGCTCATAGTGACCTCGCCGGTCGCGGCGGAGGGCCGGGCCGGCACGGATCCCGGGGCGCAGGGGCGGCCGAGCGCGACGGTGCCGCAGCCCGCTCTGCTCCGGCGCGAGGGCACGCAGGTCCGCCTCCGCTCCGGCGCGCCGGAGACGCCCGACGTCTCCGCGCTGTCCTGGGTGGTGGCCGACGCGGGCACCGGCGAAGTCCTCGCCGCGCACAACGCCCACGAGCAACTCCCGCCCGCCAGCACGCTGAAGACGCTGTTCGCGCTGACCGTGCTGCCCTCCTTCCCCAGCGGCATCCAGCACACCGTCAGCGCCAGGGAGCTGGCCGGGATCGGCGAGGGCAGCAGCCTGGTCGGGGTGGTCGAGGGACACACCTACCGGGTGTCCGACCTGTGGCACGGTGTCTTCCTCAACTCCGGCAACGACGCCGTGCACGTGCTCGCCGCGCTCAACGGCGGCTGGACCCAGACCGCCCGGCAGATGCAGGCCAAGGCCCGCACGCTGGGCGCCATGGACACCTACGTCGTCTCCCCCGACGGCTACGACGCCGACGGCCAGGTCTCCTCCGCGTACGACCTGGCGGTGTTCGGACGCGCCGGGCTGCGCAACCCGGACTTCGCCCGCTACTGCTCGACGGTGGAGACCGCCTTCCCCGGCAACGGCGGCAGCACCTTCGAGATCGCGAACACCAACCGGCTGCTCACCGGCGCCGACGGCGTGGAACCGTACCCCGGCCTCATCGGCATCAAGAACGGCTACACCAGCAACGCGGGCAACACCCTGGTCGCCGCGGCCCACCACGGCCGGCGCACCCTGATCGTGACGGTGATGAACCCTCAGGAGGGCGAGGGCTTCGAGGTGTACGAGGAGGCGCGCGCCCTGCTCGACTGGGGCTTCGACGCCGCCGGACACGTCGATCCGGTCGGTTCGCTCGACGGGCTGCGCCCGGTGGCGCACGAGGCGCGGAGCGTACTCCCCCACCCGGCCGCCGCTCCGCCGCCGGCGGCCCCCGCCGCCGCCGAGGAGGACTGGGCACGCGACGGCGCCATCGCGGGAGTCGCGGGCCTGGGCGCGGGAGCGGTGCTGCTGGGCCTGCGCCGCAGGGCCCGGCGGCTCGTACGCGGCTGACGAGGACCGGTGGAACCGGCCGGACGACCGGTCCGGCGGCCGCCCGGCGCGCACCCCGGCGGGCGCGGCCGGGTGAGCGGACGGCGCGGACGGACCGCCCGCGCCCGCCGCGCCCCGGCTCCCTCGTGCGCCCCCTGCGTACCGTGCCCGCGCACCGTCCCCGCAGACCTCCGGCCGGTCAGGCCGGTCAGGCCGGTCCCGGTCAGGCCGGTCCCGGTCAGGCGCAGGCCGTGAGCGGGTCGGGAGCCGGGTCCGGGTCCAGCGCCCGTACGGGGCGCACCCGGCCCACCGGCACGCCGCCGCCGAGCAGCGTCTCGCCCGCGAACTCGGTGAGCAGGGCCGGGTCGACACCGGCCCGGACGAGGGCGGTGGCGGCGACCGGTATCCGGGCCCGGTTCGCGCCGTCGGCGATCTTCACGGCGACGGCCCGGCCGTCGGGCAGCGCGGCGACCTGGACGCCCTCGAAGCCGTCCTTGGCGAGCAGGCCGGGCACGGCCCGCATCAGCGCGGCCACGTCCCGGCCCGAGCCCGACGCCATCTCGGCGTGCTCGCGCATCGCGTCGGCCACACGTGCCTCGGGCGTGTCCGCGACCGCGGTGGTGATCCGGGCGGCGGCACGGGCCAGGCCCTCCAGCGAGACCGCGAACAGCGGGGCGCCGCAGCCGTCGACGGTGACCCGCGCGACGCGCTGCCCGGTCAGGTCCTCCACGATCTCGGCGATGGCCTGCTGGAGGGGGTGGGCCGGGTCCAGGTAGTCGTCGAGCGACCAGCCGTTGAGGCGGCAGGTGTAGAGCATGGCCGCGTGCTTGCCCGAGCAGTTCTGGGCGAGCCGGGAGGGCAGCCGGCCCTCGCGCACCCAGGCGTCCCGGACGACCGGGTCGAAGGGCAGGTCGGGGACGTTGCGCAGATCGTCCTCGGTGAGTCCGGCCAGTTCCAGGATCCGCCGGGTCCCGGCGAGGTGGCGCTCCTCGCCGGAGTGGCTGGCGGCGGCCAGCGAGAGCAGTTCGCCCTCCAGCGGGAGCCCGGCGCGCACCATGGCGACGGCCTGGACGGGCTTGATCGCCGAACGCGGGTAGAAGGCCGCCCCGGGGTCGCCGAGCTCGAAGGAGACCCGGCCGCCGGCGTCGAGAACGACGACGGAGCCGTGGTGGACGCCCTCGATCACTCCGCCGCGCACGAGGTGGGCGACGGGGACGTGGCGGGGTTCGCGGACGAGGGGGGCCTCGGCGGGGAAGCTGCTGTACATCACTGCCTGGATCACTGGTGGGTGGAGGGCACGGCCTGCGTGGGGTTCACGCGTCGGCCCCGGTGGGCGTGGGTGCGGAGCGCACGATGTCGGTGAGGGTCGTCTCGACGCGGTCGAGGTGGTGGGACATGGCCCGCACCGCGGCCTCCTCGCTGCCCTCGGCCAGGGCCTCGACCAGGGCGCGGTGCTCGCGGTCGGAGTGCTCGCGGCGCCCGCCCAGTTCGTTGAGGAAGGCCGACTGGCGGGCCAGGGCGTCCCGGATCTCCTCGATGACGCGCCGGAAAACCGGATTGCGGGCCGCCTGCGCGACGGACAGGTGGAACAGGGTGTCCAGCGCGACCCACGCGGTCGTGTCGGTCTCCCGCTCCATGCGCTCCAGCAGGCCGGTCAGGCGCTCGACGTCCTCGGGGGTGCGCCGCCGGGCGGCGTAGCCGGCGACCGGGATCTCGATGTGCCGGCGCACCTCCATGAGGTCGCTGGCCGCGTAGTCGCCGAAGGTGGGGTCCTCCACCGAGCGGGCGACGACGAAGGTGCCCCTGCCGGTCCGTGACACGGTCAGACCCATCGTCTGCAGGGCGCGCAGGGCCTCGCGCAGCACGGGCCGGGAGACGCCGAGCGTGCGGCACAGCTCCGCCTCGGAGGGGAGCTTGTCGCCGACGGCGTAGGCGCCGCGCTCGATGGCGCCGCGCAGGTGGGTGAGCACCGCCTCCATGGCGCTGACGCGCCGGGGCACCGACCCACCTGTCTGGCTGTCTGACAGGTTCACCCTGCGATGGTCCGGCGCGCGGCACGGAGCTGTCAAGCCGCCGCCCGCCCGCCGCGCCCCGCGACCGTCCGCACCGGCCGGGCCGCCCGTCGGGCGGCCCGGCCGGTGCGGACGGCTCAGGCGTTCAGAACGCCCGCGCCCAGCAGGCCGAAGAGCAGCACACCGATGACGATCCGGTAGAGGACGAAGGCGTTGAAGGAGTGCTTGGCGACGAACTTGAGCAGCCAGGCGATGGAGGCGTAGGCGACGACGAAGGAGA
The sequence above is drawn from the Streptomyces sp. SAT1 genome and encodes:
- a CDS encoding FadR/GntR family transcriptional regulator; this translates as MNLSDSQTGGSVPRRVSAMEAVLTHLRGAIERGAYAVGDKLPSEAELCRTLGVSRPVLREALRALQTMGLTVSRTGRGTFVVARSVEDPTFGDYAASDLMEVRRHIEIPVAGYAARRRTPEDVERLTGLLERMERETDTTAWVALDTLFHLSVAQAARNPVFRRVIEEIRDALARQSAFLNELGGRREHSDREHRALVEALAEGSEEAAVRAMSHHLDRVETTLTDIVRSAPTPTGADA
- a CDS encoding NADP-dependent oxidoreductase; amino-acid sequence: MAKAYVFTRYGGPETEALVDIDRPRPGPGQILVAVRAAGVNPVDWKLRDGFRRPGDTGEPVFPIVFGSEASGVVEEVGEGVTGFVPGDEVFGNAAAGGYAQYTLLSAAVTAHKPAGLSFTDAATLPVAAATAYDGLRQLALPAGATVLVTGAGGGVGSAALQIARAFGLRAVGVASEGKKDFVESLGAVHVASGPGWAGRARTAVPDGADAVYDLIGGEVLKDAAGLLADRRRLITAGAPPQEVEALGGEWVRRARTAAVLDELAGLVVRGTLDPHVTLTFPLERAEEALRAVEDGHARGKVVIEVAA
- a CDS encoding GntR family transcriptional regulator gives rise to the protein MARTTPHHRPTSEGASEGRPLYWRIATQLLGELRAGTISPGERLPSERHLAAHFRVSRETVRQALEVLRRDGLVSTDRRGTHATLTGLPVESSTYLDFPVGARSAAPDACDRATVAWEAPPPEHAAELGIAPLRPTLVHRYRSATADGSGLRTAVTSFSAVALAEVDELARYRDRADGSCAAQLRRTYDWMRRAGLTLHHRDTITRLADGPSVRVTRRVHDQYARILEITDLVVDARQDALVYEFTLPAAG
- a CDS encoding class I SAM-dependent methyltransferase is translated as MFSPEGPTVRELVVQALSSVERGYVLLAPKFDHTPFRTPDAVLDAVGSVLERTGPYTDGLDLCCGTGAGLDVLRRVCRTSVTGVDFSAGMLAVARRRAGRATEAGAAEAGATGAGGSGAGDAGPRVSWVRGDARALPFTAAFDLVVSLGALGHFVPAELSLLFGRVGAVLRPGGVFALPVFAPPPPRSRAFWTLLGFDAVMRVRNAVWRPPFVMYYRAFRFGDVLGELERAGFRPELHALPGFGRRADGSPRARLIAARRLP
- a CDS encoding asparaginase, whose protein sequence is MYSSFPAEAPLVREPRHVPVAHLVRGGVIEGVHHGSVVVLDAGGRVSFELGDPGAAFYPRSAIKPVQAVAMVRAGLPLEGELLSLAAASHSGEERHLAGTRRILELAGLTEDDLRNVPDLPFDPVVRDAWVREGRLPSRLAQNCSGKHAAMLYTCRLNGWSLDDYLDPAHPLQQAIAEIVEDLTGQRVARVTVDGCGAPLFAVSLEGLARAAARITTAVADTPEARVADAMREHAEMASGSGRDVAALMRAVPGLLAKDGFEGVQVAALPDGRAVAVKIADGANRARIPVAATALVRAGVDPALLTEFAGETLLGGGVPVGRVRPVRALDPDPAPDPLTACA
- a CDS encoding D-alanyl-D-alanine carboxypeptidase family protein, whose product is MTIGFSLRAAVSTCAVCAAGMLIVTSPVAAEGRAGTDPGAQGRPSATVPQPALLRREGTQVRLRSGAPETPDVSALSWVVADAGTGEVLAAHNAHEQLPPASTLKTLFALTVLPSFPSGIQHTVSARELAGIGEGSSLVGVVEGHTYRVSDLWHGVFLNSGNDAVHVLAALNGGWTQTARQMQAKARTLGAMDTYVVSPDGYDADGQVSSAYDLAVFGRAGLRNPDFARYCSTVETAFPGNGGSTFEIANTNRLLTGADGVEPYPGLIGIKNGYTSNAGNTLVAAAHHGRRTLIVTVMNPQEGEGFEVYEEARALLDWGFDAAGHVDPVGSLDGLRPVAHEARSVLPHPAAAPPPAAPAAAEEDWARDGAIAGVAGLGAGAVLLGLRRRARRLVRG
- the rho gene encoding transcription termination factor Rho, with amino-acid sequence MTVTLDHPPVGERPAAAARLVTGVLDIESGGKGRLRGPDLLPLPADPQLPAALIRRHGLRKGDLVDAVQGAQHTVTGIARVNGRAPGELRDRRGFHDLTPLHPRERLRFEHPAAGLTGRVADLITPVGKGQRGLIVAPPRTGKTVLLQQVAAAVAGNHPECRLMVLLLDERPEEVTDMVRSVHGEVYASTFDRTPKQHIALAELVVERAKRLVEAGEDVVLLLDSLTRLCRAHNNAAASGGRTLSGGVDASALHGPKRLFGAARLAEEGGSLTILATALVETGSRADEFFFEELKSTGNMELRLNRELATRRIHPAVDIQASGTRREELLLNPGELTATRGLRRVLLGREGQSGLETLLERLRRTPDNAAFLRQVQPTLPND
- a CDS encoding MarR family winged helix-turn-helix transcriptional regulator is translated as MTVFARRARASAGRMHPELSLVSYTLLGHLEERGGCRATDLAAHYALDKSTVSRQVAALERTGLIERLLDPEDHRVQVLQLTDAGRQLLLQVTDSRRAAFRERLADWPEEDLRRFADYLTRYNGWTPPAVG
- a CDS encoding GNAT family N-acetyltransferase, producing the protein MSAHGGAAPAGTGGHVLDNPALAALTGPHAHLAERRGRVLRYPVDVSPWLALPDEPDDADWADLAALAGPGSEVPLPGFRGEVPADWEITFQVEGVQLVDDGLAAAPDPEAVRLGPADVPEMLALIARTEPGPFLPRTIELGTYLGIRRDGALVAMAGERLRPPGYTEISAVCTDPAHRGQGLASRLVLAVAHGIRERGDIPFLHTGAQNTGAIRLYESLGFRLRRRTAFLAARTPERLGEGRAAVPVG